TTACAACCACCTCATAATCCCAAGGAGGTCCAAAAGTTAATTGGGATGACTACAGTCTtaaataggtttatctctcggtcagcagATAGATGTAGGTCATTCTTCCAACTGctgcacaagtggaaagggttcgAGTAGAATGAGGAATGTGCTCTCGCCTTCCAACAACTAAAGGATtacctttctcggccacccattataTCCAAACCCAAAAAGGAAGAAGTCGTTTTTTCCTATTTTGCTGTGGCTTCTCATGCGATTAGCTTAATATTATTGAGAGTAGAGAATGGGATGCAAATGCCAGTCAATTATGTGAGTAAATCACTATAAGAAGCTGAAGTTCGTTACTTGCCTTTAGAAAAGACCATCTTGGCCGTGGTACACGCTATGCggaagcttccccattacttccaagcaCACACAGTGGTAGTTCTGACTCAACTCCCTATGCAATCACTGCTACAAAAGGCTGATTATACAGGGAGAATTGCTAAATGGGGAACGATTTTAAGGGCATTTGACATAAAATACATGCCTCGTACCTCAATTAAAGGGCAAATGCTTGCAGATTTGGTGGTAGAGTTTACCAAGTCTCCAGTACAAGGAGAGTCTGAGGAGCTCAAAGTTGAAGGAAAGAAAGTTTCAGTAGTTGCTCTACATGGGCCCTCACCTTGGAGGTTATACATAAATAATGTGGCAAATTAAAAGGGATCTAGAGTTGGGTTGGTGATAGTGTCTCTAAATCAAATTACCATTAAGAAGTCCTTGAGGTTGGGCTTCTCAACTATGAATAATGAGGCAGAGTATGAGGCTTTACTGGTTGGGATAACCATTGTTaggaaaatgggaggaaaaactGTTAAAGCATTTTCAGACTTAAAGCTGGTCATGGGGCAAGTGAAGGGAGAGTTGAAAGCTAAGGATGTGAGGATGCAAGGGTATCTGAGTCAAGCTTGGCGTTTGCATTCAGGTTTTAATTCTTTCACTATACAACAAATCCCAAGAAGTAGAAACAAGCATGCAGATTCCTTGGCAACTTTAGCAACATCTTCTGGACAAAATCTTCCTCGAGTCATACTTGTTAAGGATCTGGATAGGCATATCAAGGAAGAGAATGGGAAAGTCCAGGTACACCAAATCAAGGTcagacctagttggatggatcccatAGTCCTAATTCTTAAGGAAGGGGTTTTGCCTCACGAGAGTAGGGAGGTAGAGAAGGTACGGAGGAAAGCTTCtcgtttttggttgtccgaggatacAAATGCTCTTTCTCTAGACCATACTTGCTTTGTGTTCATCTCGAGGTAGTGAAACCACTTTTGGAAGAGCTGCATGAGGGAATATGTGGAAGTCATACAGAGGGCAGATCATTATCACATAGAGCTCTTACCCAAGAGTATTAATGGCCAAGTATGCAAAAAGAGGTGCAAGAGTATgttagaaaatgtgatcaatgccaaaggtttgctcTGAACATTCATCAGCATGGGGGTGTACTCAATCCTCTGTCTAGTTCATGGTCATTCACTAAGTGGGGTCTGGATATTGTAAGGCATTTTCTCAAGGCTGTGGGAAACCAAAGATGGCTTTTGGTTGGAATGAATTACTTCAAGAAGTGGGTGGAGACTAAGCCATTATCCAATATTAGGGACGTGGATGCAAAAaagtttgtgtggaagaatattgttactcGATTTGAAATTCCTCATGCTCTCATCTCAGATAATGGGCTCCAGATTGATAGTAAAGCCTTCAGGAGGTACTGTTGTGAATTGGGCATTGAGAATAGATATTCAACTCCAGCCTACTcgcaaggaaatgggcaagctgaAGCAGtcaacaaagtcatagtcaatgggcttaagaagaggttagaTGAAGCGTAGGGTAGGTGGGtagaagaattgccacatgttctTTGGACATATCAGACCATTCCTTGGCGATTAACCAGGGAAACACCATTTTCAATGGCATAAGGGTCCAAGGCTGTAATCTCTTTAGAGATTGGGTTTCCAATACTAAGGACAAGCTTATTCACTCCGAACAATAATGATCGGCTATTGGAGAGAAGCTTGGATTTAGTTAATGAACGAAGAGAAGCAGCTATGGTACAATTGGTgcattatcagcagaagcttaaacagGGGTATGATACAGGTGTGAGGGCAAGACCATTGGCCCCAAGTGACTTGGTGCTGAAAAAAGTGGTGGGTACTGCAAAGAACCCATCTTAAGGAAAGCTGGGGTCCAATTGGGAGGGGCTATATCACATAACCTCGGTAGCTGGTATAGGTGCTTACTTTCTaaaagatttagatgaaaatgtggTACCACGTCCGTGGAGTGTAAATAATTtacgaatgtattattattaatgaaaatcaGCCTcgttgctctttttttttgctgttatatgttttattcttatttatctaagtgttaaacagaaccttggtcatgtctgactcctcggaccacataccttgagtaaattaacacttcttaTTTAtataagtgttaaacagaaccttagtcatgcctggctcctcgaaccacatacctcggGTAAATTAACACCTCCTATTTatctaaatgttaaacagaaccttggtcatgtctggctccttggaccacatacctcgggtaaattaacacttcttatttctctaagtattaaatagaaccttggttgTGACtagttcctcggaccacataccttgggtaaattaatacttccaGTTATTCttttaagtattaaatagaacattggtcatgtctggtttctcggaccacataccttgggtaaattaatactatttatttttctaaatattaaataaaacctTGGTTGTGACTAGTTCCTCGatccacataccttgggtaaattaatactatttatttctctaagtgttaaacaacaCCTTAGTCATATTT
This genomic stretch from Castanea sativa cultivar Marrone di Chiusa Pesio chromosome 1, ASM4071231v1 harbors:
- the LOC142631758 gene encoding uncharacterized protein LOC142631758 — protein: MNNEAEYEALLVGITIVRKMGGKTVKAFSDLKLVMGQVKGELKAKDVRMQGYLSQAWRLHSGFNSFTIQQIPRSRNKHADSLATLATSSGQNLPRVILVKDLDRHIKEENGKVQVHQIKVRPSWMDPIVLILKEGVLPHESREVEKHGGVLNPLSSSWSFTKWGLDIVRHFLKAVGNQRWLLVGMNYFKKWVETKPLSNIRDVDAKKFVWKNIVTRFEIPHALISDNGLQIDSKAFRRYCCELGIENRYSTPAYSQGNGQAEAVNKVIVNGLKKRTSLFTPNNNDRLLERSLDLVNERREAAMVQLVHYQQKLKQGYDTGVRARPLAPSDLVLKKVVGTAKNPS